A genomic region of Rickettsiales bacterium contains the following coding sequences:
- a CDS encoding histidine phosphotransferase family protein translates to MIPQLKLAELLCTRLCHDLTGPIGAIANGTEFLSEETGKMQEQAIELIGSSAAQAVARLQFYRKAYGRINDDGEVNLESLRKTTADLFTGSKITLDWPDAHLESSGIPVSYKMGRILLNLVIIASATLLRGGTLSVRLAADDNSKTVQVRAEGKSIKWDSEIEQALSQDLSLEALNPKNVQANLTRLLAQEIDSQLGWHATEDTFTISSSRKL, encoded by the coding sequence ATGATTCCGCAGCTCAAACTTGCCGAACTTCTCTGCACCCGCCTTTGCCATGATCTGACCGGCCCGATCGGCGCGATTGCTAACGGAACGGAATTCCTGAGCGAAGAAACCGGCAAGATGCAGGAACAGGCGATCGAGCTCATCGGCAGCAGCGCCGCACAGGCTGTGGCGCGACTGCAGTTCTACCGTAAGGCTTACGGGCGCATCAATGATGACGGGGAAGTGAATCTGGAATCCTTGCGCAAAACCACTGCCGACCTGTTCACCGGCAGCAAAATAACGCTCGACTGGCCCGACGCGCATCTGGAATCCTCCGGCATCCCGGTCAGCTATAAAATGGGCAGAATACTTTTAAATCTTGTCATTATTGCTTCGGCAACTTTGCTGCGCGGCGGTACGCTCAGCGTAAGACTTGCGGCAGATGACAACTCAAAAACCGTACAGGTCAGAGCGGAAGGCAAATCCATCAAATGGGACAGCGAGATCGAACAGGCGCTTTCGCAAGATCTGTCGCTTGAGGCATTGAATCCGAAAAACGTTCAGGCTAACCTCACACGCCTGCTTGCGCAGGAGATCGATTCACAGCTCGGCTGGCATGCCACCGAAGACACGTTTACTATCAGCAGCAGCCGTAAATTATAA
- a CDS encoding aspartate kinase, translated as MPLIVQKFGGTSVADLERIRNVARKVKKEVDLGNKVAVVVSAMSGVTDQLVGLVRQVSPLSTPIALEEYDTVVSSGEQVTAGMLALTLNEMGIPARSWLGWQVPLISDSAHSKARISEIKSEAMLASINAGNVAVLAGFQGIDEHGRISTLGRGGSDTSAVALAAALHAERCDIYTDVDGVYTCDPRIVTKASKLHKVAYEEILEMASQGAKVLQTRSVEMAMNHHVRVQVLSSFSDAEGTLLVDEEEIVERKKVTGIAYSRDEARITLTSVANVPGVSAEIFGPLADANINVDMIVQNVSEIGAETDVTFTVPRGDLQNALKAMEKAKSKIKYKSLLSDKNVAKISVIGVGMRSYAGIAQEMFRTLADKGINILVISTSEIKISVLIAEEYTELALRALHTAYDLDNDGK; from the coding sequence ATGCCCCTTATCGTACAGAAGTTCGGCGGCACGTCGGTAGCGGATCTCGAACGCATCCGCAACGTTGCGCGCAAAGTCAAAAAAGAAGTGGATCTCGGCAACAAGGTCGCCGTGGTCGTATCCGCCATGTCCGGCGTCACGGACCAGCTCGTCGGGCTGGTGCGCCAGGTCTCGCCGCTTTCCACCCCCATCGCACTGGAAGAATACGACACGGTCGTTTCCTCCGGCGAGCAGGTGACCGCAGGCATGCTCGCGCTTACGCTCAATGAGATGGGCATTCCTGCCCGCTCTTGGCTTGGCTGGCAGGTTCCGCTGATCAGCGATAGCGCCCACAGCAAAGCGCGCATCAGCGAAATCAAGAGCGAAGCGATGCTCGCTTCCATTAACGCTGGCAATGTGGCAGTGCTTGCGGGCTTTCAGGGCATAGACGAACATGGCCGCATCTCGACCTTGGGCCGTGGCGGATCGGACACTTCCGCCGTGGCGCTCGCCGCCGCGCTGCATGCGGAACGCTGCGATATATATACGGACGTGGACGGTGTTTACACCTGTGATCCGCGCATCGTGACCAAGGCAAGCAAGCTGCATAAAGTGGCTTATGAAGAAATACTGGAAATGGCATCGCAGGGCGCAAAAGTATTGCAGACACGCTCGGTCGAGATGGCCATGAATCATCATGTCCGCGTGCAGGTGCTCTCGAGCTTCAGCGACGCGGAAGGAACGTTACTTGTGGATGAGGAGGAAATTGTGGAGAGGAAAAAAGTCACCGGCATCGCTTACAGCCGCGACGAGGCGCGTATTACGCTGACTTCGGTCGCCAACGTGCCGGGTGTGAGCGCCGAGATTTTCGGCCCGCTCGCCGATGCGAATATCAACGTGGACATGATCGTCCAGAACGTGAGCGAAATCGGTGCGGAAACGGACGTTACCTTCACCGTGCCGCGCGGCGATTTGCAGAACGCGCTCAAAGCAATGGAAAAGGCAAAGAGCAAGATCAAGTACAAGTCGCTGCTGTCGGACAAGAACGTTGCGAAGATTTCCGTCATCGGCGTCGGTATGCGCAGCTATGCCGGTATCGCGCAGGAGATGTTCCGCACACTCGCCGACAAAGGTATCAACATCCTTGTGATCTCCACTTCGGAAATCAAGATTTCCGTGCTGATCGCCGAAGAATATACCGAACTGGCGCTGCGCGCTCTGCACACAGCCTACGATCTCGATAACGATGGGAAATAA
- a CDS encoding zinc-finger domain-containing protein: MTVFETIEVHAAEVACDGKNGGAGHPRVYLHIDRNSNQITCPYCSRTYVLKTESHASE; encoded by the coding sequence ATGACCGTATTCGAAACCATAGAAGTACACGCGGCGGAAGTTGCCTGCGACGGCAAGAACGGTGGCGCCGGCCATCCGCGCGTATACCTGCATATCGACCGCAATAGCAACCAGATCACCTGCCCCTATTGCAGCCGCACCTATGTACTGAAAACCGAAAGCCACGCTTCGGAATAG
- a CDS encoding aldo/keto reductase: MEYRQLGRSGLKVPALSFGTGTFAGKGPLFSNWGTTDVAEARKLIDICLEAGVNLFDTADVYSDGDSESVLGEAVKTIRDKVLISTKTSLPMGDGPMDAGSSRWRLIRAVEASLKRLQTDYIDILHLHAYDAATPQEEVLSTLDNLIRQGKVRYIGASNFAGWELMKSLSVSDKYGYPRHVVHQVYYSLVGRDYEWELMPLGQDQGVGAMVWSPLGWGRLTGKIRRGQPLPKNSRLHETASFGPPVPEEYLYKVVDVLDAIAVETGKTVPQVALNWLLQRPTVSTVIIGARNEAQLRDNLGAVGWNLSQEQIERLDKASYQMPAYPYYPYRIQQGFARINPPLV; this comes from the coding sequence ATGGAATACCGGCAATTAGGACGTTCCGGGCTGAAAGTGCCAGCGCTGAGTTTCGGCACGGGGACCTTCGCAGGCAAGGGGCCGCTGTTCAGCAACTGGGGAACGACGGATGTAGCGGAAGCAAGAAAGCTGATCGATATATGCCTGGAAGCGGGAGTGAATCTGTTCGACACGGCGGATGTCTATTCGGACGGTGATTCCGAATCCGTGCTAGGGGAAGCCGTTAAAACGATACGTGACAAGGTCCTCATCTCCACGAAGACCTCACTGCCGATGGGAGACGGGCCGATGGATGCGGGCTCTTCGCGCTGGCGGCTTATCCGGGCAGTGGAGGCATCGCTCAAACGGCTGCAGACGGATTATATCGATATCCTCCACTTGCATGCTTACGATGCTGCCACGCCGCAAGAGGAAGTTTTATCGACACTGGATAATCTCATCCGACAGGGCAAGGTCCGTTATATCGGCGCCTCAAATTTTGCGGGTTGGGAATTGATGAAATCGTTGAGTGTTTCCGACAAATATGGTTATCCGCGCCATGTAGTGCACCAGGTTTATTACTCGCTGGTCGGCCGTGATTATGAGTGGGAGCTGATGCCACTGGGGCAGGATCAGGGAGTAGGGGCGATGGTGTGGAGTCCGCTCGGATGGGGCAGGCTTACGGGTAAAATACGCCGCGGCCAGCCTCTGCCGAAAAATAGCCGCCTGCATGAAACGGCTTCTTTCGGCCCGCCGGTTCCGGAAGAATATCTGTATAAGGTCGTGGATGTGTTGGATGCTATTGCGGTGGAAACAGGCAAGACGGTGCCGCAAGTGGCGCTGAACTGGCTGCTGCAGCGCCCAACCGTTTCTACGGTGATTATCGGGGCGCGTAATGAAGCGCAGCTGCGTGACAATCTGGGAGCGGTGGGATGGAATCTTTCCCAAGAACAGATTGAGCGGCTGGATAAAGCCAGTTACCAGATGCCTGCTTATCCGTATTACCCCTATCGCATTCAGCAAGGATTCGCGCGTATCAATCCGCCGCTTGTCTAA
- a CDS encoding helix-turn-helix domain-containing protein: MPRPFSHPALDDITIDGILYALSDPDRRDILFAVMGCQGVNCSATCKTLPPSTISFHHKVLREAGLIRSEKRGVEVINTSRKAEIESRFPGLLHSIFQHHKPKV; encoded by the coding sequence ATGCCACGACCTTTCTCTCATCCGGCACTTGACGATATTACGATCGACGGAATTCTTTACGCGCTTTCCGATCCTGATCGCCGGGATATTCTGTTCGCTGTTATGGGATGTCAGGGGGTGAATTGTTCCGCTACCTGCAAGACGCTACCGCCTTCGACGATATCGTTTCATCATAAGGTACTGCGTGAGGCAGGGCTTATTCGCTCAGAAAAGAGAGGCGTCGAGGTTATCAATACGTCCCGGAAGGCGGAGATCGAGAGCCGTTTCCCCGGGCTGCTGCATAGCATTTTTCAACATCACAAACCCAAGGTTTAA
- a CDS encoding SRPBCC family protein: MTDTNTITKQIELKAPVEKVWRALTDYKEFGKWFGAELDGPFVTGKMSTGMVSCCNPPAKWAATIERIDPQHTFAYRWHPFAINPETDYSQEPTTLVEFRLEAIANGTRLTVTESGFDALPKHRMPEAFHMNSKGWGKQLENVKQYVES; the protein is encoded by the coding sequence ATGACAGATACAAATACGATTACAAAACAGATTGAATTGAAAGCGCCCGTGGAAAAAGTGTGGCGTGCACTGACGGATTATAAAGAATTCGGCAAATGGTTCGGTGCTGAGCTGGATGGCCCTTTTGTGACAGGGAAGATGTCCACTGGCATGGTCAGCTGCTGTAATCCACCCGCAAAATGGGCAGCGACAATAGAGCGGATAGACCCGCAACATACATTTGCCTATCGCTGGCATCCGTTTGCCATCAATCCCGAAACCGACTATTCGCAGGAGCCCACGACACTGGTAGAATTCAGGCTGGAAGCTATCGCAAACGGAACGAGATTGACCGTCACCGAATCCGGATTCGACGCATTGCCTAAACATCGTATGCCGGAAGCGTTCCACATGAACAGCAAAGGCTGGGGCAAGCAATTGGAGAACGTTAAACAATATGTTGAGTCATAA
- a CDS encoding metalloregulator ArsR/SmtB family transcription factor: MLSHNLPSFTAAPVHIFAALGDPTRLSLLEKLSSGEAQPIASLSQGTGLTRQAVTKHLRVLEGAGLVTSSHIGRESLFTFRPEPIADVKAYLEHVSRQWDMALLRLKAFVEE, translated from the coding sequence ATGTTGAGTCATAACCTACCCTCTTTCACTGCCGCGCCGGTTCATATCTTCGCAGCGCTGGGCGACCCGACGCGCCTTTCCCTGCTGGAGAAACTCAGCAGCGGAGAAGCACAGCCTATCGCGAGCCTCTCTCAGGGCACAGGCCTGACACGCCAGGCGGTTACCAAACACCTGCGCGTTCTGGAGGGTGCAGGATTGGTGACCAGTAGCCATATTGGCCGGGAAAGCCTGTTTACCTTCAGGCCCGAACCGATCGCCGATGTGAAGGCTTATCTGGAGCATGTCTCCAGGCAATGGGATATGGCACTGCTACGGCTCAAGGCCTTCGTGGAAGAATAA
- a CDS encoding SRPBCC domain-containing protein, translating to MNTENFTTSILVSQTPQEAFNAINNVRAWWSGEIQGKTGTVGDEFTYRYKDMHRSTQKVTELVSGKKVVWDVVDASLSFTDNETEWKGTTIIFDIAVKGKETEIRFTHQGLTPHCECYGACSEGWSMLINDNLRQLIASGKNQPDVFAESA from the coding sequence ATGAATACCGAAAATTTCACAACCAGCATTCTGGTCAGCCAGACACCGCAGGAAGCCTTTAACGCCATCAATAATGTACGCGCATGGTGGTCGGGAGAAATTCAGGGAAAAACCGGAACCGTCGGAGATGAGTTCACATACCGTTATAAAGACATGCACCGTTCGACGCAAAAAGTGACTGAGCTCGTTTCAGGCAAAAAAGTTGTCTGGGATGTGGTGGATGCCTCGCTTAGTTTCACCGACAACGAAACCGAATGGAAGGGCACCACAATTATTTTCGATATCGCCGTCAAAGGAAAAGAAACAGAAATCCGTTTTACCCATCAGGGGCTGACACCGCACTGTGAATGCTACGGCGCTTGTTCAGAAGGCTGGAGCATGCTGATCAACGATAATCTGCGCCAGCTGATTGCATCCGGTAAAAACCAGCCGGACGTTTTCGCAGAATCCGCTTAG
- a CDS encoding pyridoxal phosphate-dependent aminotransferase: protein MSFLTTRLARVKPSPTIAVTTKAAELKAAGKDVIGLGAGEPDFDTPEHIKQAAVEAIKRGETKYTAVGGTPALKKAIIDKFKRENGLEYAANQIVVGGGAKQVIFNALMATINDGDEVIIPAPFWVSYPDMVLFAGGTPVVVACPGSQGFKLNPADLAKAITPKTKWLILNSPSNPTGAVYTESELRAIADVLLAHEHVYVIADDIYEHIVYDNVVFKTLAQIEPKLYARTLTVNGVSKAFSMTGWRIGYGAGDKKLISAITDIQSHSTSNPCSISQAASVAALNQPLDFMKEWVKSFQQRRDNVVNGLNAIPGMSCANPQGAFYVFPNCSGFFGQKTPGGKVITDSTTFCEYLLEDALVAAVAGSAFGLEGHFRISYATSDANLAKALERIKEACGKLSKQAAA from the coding sequence ATGTCTTTCCTGACCACACGTCTTGCCCGTGTTAAACCCTCGCCGACGATTGCCGTGACCACCAAAGCTGCCGAACTCAAGGCTGCCGGTAAGGACGTGATCGGCCTGGGCGCAGGCGAGCCGGATTTCGATACGCCGGAACATATCAAACAGGCGGCCGTAGAAGCGATCAAGCGCGGTGAAACGAAATATACGGCTGTAGGCGGCACTCCTGCATTGAAGAAGGCCATCATCGACAAGTTCAAGCGCGAAAACGGGCTTGAATATGCTGCGAACCAGATTGTGGTTGGCGGCGGTGCGAAGCAGGTGATATTCAACGCGCTCATGGCGACGATCAATGACGGTGATGAAGTCATCATCCCCGCGCCGTTCTGGGTTTCCTATCCGGATATGGTGCTGTTTGCAGGCGGTACGCCGGTTGTTGTAGCATGCCCGGGTAGCCAGGGGTTCAAGCTGAACCCGGCGGATCTTGCCAAGGCGATTACGCCGAAAACCAAGTGGCTCATCCTGAACTCGCCCTCCAACCCGACCGGTGCGGTCTATACGGAAAGCGAACTGCGTGCGATTGCGGACGTTCTGCTGGCGCATGAGCATGTGTATGTGATCGCTGACGATATCTACGAACATATCGTGTATGACAATGTCGTGTTCAAGACGCTCGCGCAGATCGAGCCGAAACTTTATGCGCGCACGCTGACGGTGAACGGCGTTTCCAAGGCGTTTTCCATGACGGGCTGGCGCATCGGTTACGGCGCAGGCGACAAGAAGCTGATTTCCGCGATCACGGACATCCAGTCGCACAGCACGTCCAACCCGTGCTCGATCAGCCAGGCTGCTTCGGTTGCCGCGCTGAACCAGCCGCTGGATTTCATGAAGGAATGGGTGAAGTCGTTCCAGCAGCGTCGCGACAATGTAGTGAACGGGCTGAATGCAATTCCGGGCATGAGCTGCGCAAATCCGCAGGGCGCGTTCTATGTGTTCCCGAACTGCTCCGGCTTCTTCGGCCAGAAGACACCGGGTGGCAAAGTGATTACAGACAGCACCACGTTCTGCGAATATCTGCTGGAAGATGCGCTTGTGGCTGCGGTCGCAGGCAGCGCGTTCGGCCTGGAAGGGCATTTCCGCATTTCCTATGCGACTTCGGATGCAAATCTTGCAAAGGCGCTGGAGCGTATTAAAGAAGCTTGCGGTAAGCTTTCGAAGCAGGCGGCAGCGTAA